In the Topomyia yanbarensis strain Yona2022 chromosome 3, ASM3024719v1, whole genome shotgun sequence genome, one interval contains:
- the LOC131692612 gene encoding post-GPI attachment to proteins factor 3-like, which translates to MMNTRLLALLAVLLIFIRQIFASAGDQSQFFQNCLRNCVLRNCTKSGLTFKRSLQGTQNSINKLLLWTCYDECGYECMWPTTSAFLNRNWTTPQFYGKWPFIRVLGLQEPASVFFSMTNFGTHYLMLKKFRREVRPDSPMYLLWHVFSYICLNAWIWSTVFHARDFPITELFDYTFAYSMVLASFHCMVMRMIHRKSKYLRGSVSVLCVLFFVNHFAYLSIGRFDYAYNMKANIVTGMSGAVGWILWCILQRRKRRYVWKCFLFIVLATSSLLLEVNDFPPIFWAFDAHSIWHLITVPLTVLFYSFIIDDCKTLRQELRDYGPDDMRKLL; encoded by the exons ATGATGAATACACGGTTGTTAGCGTTGCTAGCAGTTCTACTGATTTTCATCCGCCAAATATTTGCTTCCGCCGGTGATCAAagccaattttttcaaaactgTCTGAGGAACTGCGTACTAAGGAATTGCACCAAGT CTGGCTTGACCTTTAAACGCAGTCTACAAGGCACGCAGAACTCGATTAACAAGTTGCTACTATGGACATGTTACGACGAGTGTGGATACGAATGTATGTGGCCAACAACCAGCGCgtttttgaatcggaattggACCACTCCGCAGTTCTACGGCAAGTGGCCGTTTATTCGCGTGCTTGGTCTGCAGGAGCCAGCATCAGTATTCTTTTCGATGACCAACTTCGGGACGCACTATTTGATGTTGAAGAAATTTCGTAGAGAGGTTCGTCCCGATAGTCCCATGTATCTCTTGTGGCACGTGTTCTCGTACATTTGCCTGAATGCGTGGATTTGGTCAACAGTGTTCCACGCGCGAGATTTTCCTATAACTGAGCTGTTCGATTACACATTTGCGTACTCTATGGTGTTGGCATCGTTTCACTGCATGGTAATGAGAATGATCCACCGGAAGTCAAAATATTTAAGAGGAAGTGTTAGTGTCCTGTGCGTTTTATTCTTTGTGAATCACTTCGCTTATTTGAGCATCGGGCGGTTCGACTATGCTTATAATATGAAGGCAAATATCGTGACAG GAATGAGCGGTGCAGTTGGATGGATATTATGGTGTATTTTGCAGCGACGAAAACGTCGCTACGTGTGGaagtgttttttgtttattgtgcTGGCCACATCCTCGTTGTTGTTGGAAGTAAATGATTTCCCACCGATTTTCTGGGCGTTCGACGCTCATTCCATCTGGCATCTGATCACGGTACCATTGACTGTTCTTTTCTACAG TTTCATCATTGACGATTGTAAAACCCTACGGCAGGAGTTACGCGACTATGGTCCTGATGATATGCGGAAGCTATTGTGA